The following are from one region of the Staphylococcus argenteus genome:
- the hemC gene encoding hydroxymethylbilane synthase, with protein sequence MRKLVVGSRRSKLALTQSQQFINKLKAIEPNLEIEIKEIVTKGDKIVDKQLSKVGGKGLFVKEIQHELFEKNIDMAIHSLKDVPSVIPEGLTLGCIPDRELPLDAYISKTHTPLSQLPDGSIIGTSSLRRGAQILSKYPNLEIKWIRGNIDTRLEKLHTENYDAIILAAAGLRRMGWSDDTVTTYLDRDTLLPAIGQGALGIECRSDDVELLELLNKVHNEEVAKCVTAERTFLAEMDGSCQVPIAGYATISDQKEIEFTGLIMTPDGKERFEFTSTGTDPVELGKLVSNKLKEQGAYDIIKRLNEQQ encoded by the coding sequence ATGCGTAAATTAGTCGTTGGCTCAAGAAGAAGTAAATTAGCTTTAACGCAAAGCCAGCAATTTATAAATAAGTTAAAAGCTATTGAGCCAAACCTAGAAATAGAGATTAAAGAAATTGTTACTAAAGGTGATAAAATTGTTGATAAACAATTATCTAAAGTCGGAGGAAAAGGCTTATTCGTTAAAGAAATTCAACATGAACTTTTTGAGAAAAATATAGATATGGCAATACATTCTTTAAAAGATGTACCAAGTGTAATTCCGGAAGGGCTAACTTTAGGCTGTATTCCTGATAGAGAATTACCTTTAGATGCCTATATTTCAAAAACACATACACCTTTATCTCAATTGCCTGATGGCAGCATAATTGGTACAAGTTCATTACGTAGAGGGGCACAAATTTTATCTAAATACCCAAACTTAGAAATTAAATGGATTAGGGGAAATATAGATACACGTTTAGAAAAGCTCCATACAGAGAATTATGATGCAATTATTTTAGCAGCGGCTGGTTTAAGAAGAATGGGTTGGTCAGACGATACGGTAACTACATATCTGGATAGAGATACGTTGTTACCCGCAATTGGACAAGGCGCCCTAGGTATAGAATGTCGTAGTGATGATGTGGAACTATTAGAACTTTTAAATAAAGTACATAATGAGGAAGTTGCAAAATGTGTAACCGCTGAAAGAACATTTTTAGCTGAAATGGATGGCAGTTGCCAAGTGCCAATTGCTGGATATGCAACGATTTCTGATCAGAAAGAAATAGAGTTTACAGGTTTAATTATGACGCCTGATGGTAAAGAAAGATTTGAATTTACATCTACTGGTACAGATCCAGTTGAATTAGGAAAATTAGTAAGTAACAAATTAAAAGAACAAGGTGCATATGATATTATCAAACGCTTAAATGAACAACAATAA
- the hemB gene encoding porphobilinogen synthase: MKFDRHRRLRSSASMRNMVRENHVRKEDLIYPIFVVEKDDIKKEIKSLPGVYQISLNLLENEIKEAYDLGIRAIMFFGVPNSKDDIGTGAYIQDGVIQQATRIAKKMYDDLLIVADTCLCEYTDHGHCGVIDDHTHDVDNDKSLPLLVKTAISQVEAGADIIAPSNMMDGFVAEIRQGLDEAGYYNIPIMSYGVKYASSFFGPFRDAADSAPSFGDRKTYQMDPANRLEALRELESDLKEGCDMMIVKPALSYLDIVRDVKNHTNIPVVAYNVSGEYSMTKAAAQNGWIDEERVVMEQMVSMKRAGADMIITYFAKDICRYLDK, from the coding sequence ATGAAATTTGATAGACATAGAAGATTAAGATCATCAGCATCAATGAGAAATATGGTTAGAGAAAATCATGTAAGAAAAGAAGATTTAATATATCCGATTTTTGTCGTAGAAAAAGACGATATTAAAAAAGAAATTAAATCATTACCTGGTGTGTACCAAATCAGTTTAAATTTACTTGAAAATGAAATTAAAGAAGCATATGACTTAGGTATTCGCGCCATTATGTTTTTCGGTGTTCCAAATTCGAAAGATGACATTGGTACAGGTGCATATATCCAAGATGGTGTAATTCAACAAGCGACACGTATCGCTAAAAAAATGTATGACGACTTATTAATTGTTGCTGACACTTGTTTATGTGAATATACTGATCACGGTCATTGTGGTGTAATTGATGATCATACTCATGATGTCGATAATGATAAATCGTTACCACTTCTTGTTAAAACGGCAATTTCACAAGTTGAAGCAGGTGCAGATATCATCGCACCAAGTAATATGATGGATGGTTTTGTTGCTGAAATTAGACAAGGATTAGATGAAGCTGGTTATTATAATATTCCAATTATGAGTTATGGCGTTAAGTATGCTTCAAGTTTCTTTGGACCATTCAGAGATGCAGCAGATTCTGCGCCTTCATTTGGTGATAGAAAAACATATCAAATGGATCCTGCCAATAGATTAGAAGCTTTACGTGAATTAGAAAGTGATTTAAAAGAGGGTTGTGACATGATGATTGTTAAACCGGCTTTGAGTTACTTAGATATTGTTCGAGATGTTAAAAATCATACAAATATTCCGGTTGTTGCATACAATGTAAGTGGAGAGTACAGTATGACAAAAGCTGCAGCTCAAAATGGTTGGATTGATGAAGAACGTGTTGTTATGGAACAAATGGTTTCAATGAAACGTGCAGGTGCTGATATGATTATCACATATTTTGCAAAAGATATTTGCCGTTACTTAGATAAATAG
- a CDS encoding cytochrome C assembly family protein yields the protein MQENLFIRFNEIILLIYLISIICYFYDFVQKSHKIRSLGIYLLGIVWVLQTISLSIFIIQTRHIPLGSISDVFYTLSWLIISISLILNLIKVLNFSVFFLNLIGLTLLGMNTFQPTHYDNKVQKIAVIDELLLVHIGLAVLSYVFFALAFVNALLYIMQYRNLKEKRFDQKYFRLGSVATLESIVFYSTLSGWIILIFSIILGTQWGVISVGERIFIDPKVILSSVITLLYGTYILLRIKKWINSRYLIYYNIILFCLNMINLFFATHFVN from the coding sequence ATGCAAGAAAACCTGTTTATTCGATTCAATGAAATTATATTATTAATATACTTAATCAGTATCATTTGCTATTTTTATGATTTTGTCCAAAAGAGTCATAAAATTAGAAGTTTAGGCATATATTTATTGGGGATTGTTTGGGTTTTACAAACAATCTCTTTATCTATTTTTATTATACAAACGAGGCATATTCCATTAGGATCTATTTCAGATGTTTTTTATACCTTAAGTTGGTTAATCATCTCCATCTCTTTAATTCTTAATCTTATAAAGGTCTTGAATTTTTCTGTATTTTTCTTAAATCTAATAGGATTAACTTTATTGGGAATGAATACTTTCCAACCTACGCATTATGATAACAAGGTACAGAAAATCGCTGTTATAGATGAATTGTTGTTAGTCCATATCGGTCTAGCTGTATTAAGTTATGTCTTTTTTGCACTAGCATTTGTAAATGCATTACTTTACATCATGCAATATCGTAATTTAAAGGAAAAACGTTTCGATCAAAAGTACTTCAGATTAGGTAGCGTTGCTACACTTGAGTCTATTGTCTTCTATTCTACGCTTAGCGGTTGGATAATTCTTATTTTTAGTATTATTTTAGGAACACAATGGGGTGTGATTTCAGTAGGTGAACGTATATTTATCGATCCCAAGGTGATACTTTCTTCAGTTATTACATTATTGTATGGAACATATATACTGCTAAGAATAAAGAAATGGATAAATTCGAGGTATTTAATATACTATAACATTATTTTATTTTGCTTAAATATGATCAATTTATTTTTTGCTACACATTTTGTAAATTAA
- a CDS encoding uroporphyrinogen-III synthase encodes MKPVVVMTQTNDVQSDLVTIIHKPFIEIKPLAFDLNLLDQHYDWLIFSSKNAVKYFYKYLKSLNVDYIAVIGVKTAQYCESLGIHVDYMPDDFSQEGFLEAFNKINKKILIPSSELARPLLSTSLSKKNEVVKLDLYTSLPNKRNIQDVKEMIQHQHIDALTFSSSSAVRYYFNEGFVPKFHHYYAIGEQTARTIKANKQPVTIADTQTLESLLQKILESRG; translated from the coding sequence ATGAAACCAGTTGTAGTAATGACACAAACAAATGACGTGCAAAGTGACTTAGTAACTATAATTCATAAACCATTTATTGAAATTAAGCCACTTGCTTTCGATTTGAATTTGTTAGATCAACACTATGACTGGCTTATTTTTTCGTCTAAAAATGCAGTTAAATATTTTTATAAATATTTAAAAAGTTTAAATGTAGACTATATTGCAGTTATCGGAGTTAAAACGGCGCAATACTGTGAATCTTTAGGAATACATGTCGACTATATGCCAGATGACTTTTCACAAGAAGGATTTTTAGAAGCTTTTAATAAAATAAATAAAAAAATACTAATTCCATCAAGTGAATTAGCAAGGCCTTTGTTATCGACAAGTTTATCTAAAAAAAATGAAGTTGTTAAATTAGATTTATATACATCATTACCAAACAAACGAAATATTCAAGATGTTAAAGAAATGATACAACATCAACACATTGATGCATTAACATTTTCAAGTTCATCCGCAGTACGTTATTATTTTAATGAAGGATTTGTTCCAAAATTTCATCATTATTATGCTATTGGCGAGCAAACTGCACGGACCATAAAAGCAAATAAGCAACCAGTAACCATTGCAGATACTCAAACATTAGAATCGTTATTACAAAAGATTTTAGAAAGTAGGGGCTAA